In Benincasa hispida cultivar B227 chromosome 8, ASM972705v1, whole genome shotgun sequence, the sequence tagtaggggaacttaatgaacctatagatcatgggttccaacgatccgagattagctagctaaactctttagatggagctaatcaacattcgttaactcacgggtcattccactatagtttcatagttgcattcccctcactatagatatatttgtgtccatatgatataatcatgattagtaagctaatcattcacaggttgttcgtaatcttggctgggtcataaaaaccgttttaccctcaagactacatcttattccttaagttccaccgatcttctaatgaacaattggtttaaagttcaacctataaaccgaactcCTCTCGGGCcgatgagagggtggggccccttgttcaagacttggattcagtactaaagggaacaacctatctatataatgggtaggagtgaatttcgtcttgcaccctatgttcccaactatccacctgatattacccttgaaatgggaggcttattgggccaacgataatgagctaccctcacctatgcagatctaaggataattctgaatgAACATGAgtccatagttagctcaagattaagattaagttacctaggtcatcaattaacgaaatagtcagttttatacctTAAACGACATTTAAaacgtaaaagtgactatttcatggttcactcttatgtaaactctttacataggagacccccattttcatgtctccacatgaacgatttaggatcacatcatttgtactaactacaaaatgggtcgcatccatagtgtccccagaataaggcgcccaaccttattcatatactatagaccattttgactacatatatttgaacttgatcgacatttatgtcactacataaagttcaaacttaaacttaatagcctcagaacattagtttattggattcatgaatatagaatttaaatttactaaaaattttcaataacagctttattgaacaagaatatgatattacaaactacgagttttaggacataaaatccaacatgaaGGCGgtattttgatttgtatgggtgagagtggtcagatcgccgactcaataagcctaccattttggaaattcgtctgattggggagatgCAAAACataactacataagatgaaattcactcatttcctacgtttgggtaagtagataaattgctcccttaagggctaattctgggacttgaacaatgtggcgccacaccctctcttggctcgagagggatttggtcatagttggaccatgacttattgtttattaggggGATCAATGGTACAAAAGTAGTTAAATGTAACCAAatgggtaaaacgataattttggccgaactgtacttatgaacaatttgtgaaaggtcatcgcattgtttattagttatatccaatggagacagaaatatatatgtagtgagaagagtacaactgttgATCTTTACTGGAGTGACCGACAGCTAATGGATGttgaatgatttaattaaaagagtttaattaattattcaagtaccataggagcttcaatctacaggtccataaggttccctctatagctcaacaaggattattgagaattaattttgaattagtttgaattgttcaaattaattgagaaaattaattatatatgatataactaatttaaattaattatatgtgatataattagaataatgtatttgatacattataatataaagtttatttgagaggaaataaatatttgaatatgattcaaatattaattgtatgaattggattcatgtaaatactataggttaaatttaatatgaatttgattcatattaaataacatatgtttaatgagagaatttcaaaccataggttatgttttatttgatataatataaattatggattatatgttatattcgatataacataaagtataatatatgttatatgagGAATgagttattatataatttatattatttttaattaaatttaaaattagttttaaaatttaattagagGAGAGAGTTGAATAACTCTCTCCCACGATTTTCTCAAGTTTGAATGTGAGATGGGAAGTGGTTGGGGGGTTTTCTTCTCCCTGGCCAAAAACAATGCAAATGATTCTTTTTTGAGTaaattctctctcaaattctctcattctcttccaaaaatctcaaaattcacACCTCTTGAGAAATTCTCATCCTAAGAGAATATAGAGATAATTCTTGTGGTGGTGCTCCTTGGATTTACCGTTTGTTGGATCATGACTGGAGAAGAGGATTCGTAAAGAAGTTTTTGTCTTCAAGGGTACATATTTCTCCTAaccttaattcttatttctCCATCAattgcatgctataattttctgaatttatgcatattttgttctatgaaaataaaaattgggccGATCCCCGCTTCCGCTACGGAACATCATAGTTCCCACGAGGAAAGCTATTGAGTtcttgatgattctcttgtaaacacaaagttcatcaacattctgatcaaatccagtatcaaatcttatatttcaagatcgtgatgcttgtttcaatccaaaAATGGACAGactaagcttgcaaaccttttgctcttgatcttgttcaatgaatccttttAGCTGATTTATGTAGATGGTCttttcaagattgtcattcaaaaaagcagtcttgacatccatttgccatacttcatagtcataatatgtggctaagaattgtaataaatattaatatgagAACGGGTGAGAAAATTTCTTTACTACTTCCTCAACTTGGGCATAATCCTTTGTCACAAGtctccacttacaacctatagcccatatgtctcaagattacacatTATTAATGTCCATGTAATCTACCTTCTACTTACCAAATtgctataaatagtgacattttgtggaTTTTGAAAGACACACATTGGGTAAAGTctatgaaaattggaaaaaattgagaatttagagaaatttcttattttatattttgttaatttaatttcttttgtttatttatatatttaatttattttattttaatattatattttattggtcgTATTCTCATGGTGCTCTTCAGATTCACAACACCAACAACCTAGAatataaatttttgaattattattttattcccTTACTTAACCGTGAAAAAAGGGACTgaattcttgatttttttttcttcagaaaaaaagttatatatatatatatatatgagtcCAACTTCTAGATCTACCTATTCTATCCACCCGCactaactttttatttttatttaactttCATTAAAAGAGTGAATTAGTGAACACATATTTGTGTGAACCCCTCAACCCTTTAAAAGAACGATAACAAAAACTAACGATAACAAAAACTTAGAAATAGCCTCCTCAAATTTTcatctttcaaaattaatatatttttttcaactcgttataatacttttttttttttatccatttcACTTAAGATCGATCATCGAGATTTACATAAAAATCTAACTTTTTCAAATTTCGTGTTTTGAGCTTTTTCGGTGAAATTAAGGGCAATTAGTACTGAATAtctatccatttttttaaatatcacgtaatatttccaaattaaatatcaaatcttacctaatttttcaaatctttgagCCCAAAGATCAAATTTTCCAAAAAGGAATGGAGATATAAAGAATCTCAGTATATTTCGGGCAAAATTAACATCGAGATTCTTTATGTTTTACcaaatcttatttttttttatttacaaaatttgatttttacaaaatttaaaaattacagTGCACTTGAGATTCATATGAAGAATCATAATTGGTAGATTCAtttggaaattcatataattacaaAAGCAAAAATTGgggtaaatatttgaaaaattatgtaaaaattcgatataagatttggtaataataatcaaatttggagaaattttgaaaatatataagatcaAGTAGAATATTAGTATTAATATTGTTCGGAATTTCACCAAGAAGGCTCAAAACAACGAGTgagttagaaaaattaattttttttaacaaaatctcGATGGTATGATTTCGAGAAAAACTAATTTATCGAGTTTGCAAAaagatattaattttaaaaaatgaaaacttgatggtggaaaaaaaaagttaagctAATGAACAACCCATGTGCCATATGATCTACCTTGTCGGAATGCATTTAAttcaaacaaacataaattttaatgaattgctttaaaacatgttttgcaaaaattgtatttaaaggTATAAAATTAGTGGAAAAATACTTGTTGGTCCTTAGATTTTGaatctaatttctatttagttcatatatttcaaaatattacacatttaatccttaacttttgagtttggttgtagtttaatccataaatttcaaaatgttataattttacttttgaCATGGAGTTTTACTTTAATTTGGTTCCTATATTTAAATAACACTTTTAACTTTGATTATTCActaaatacttattttttatctttaatattaatttgtcttaacaaattaaaaataattaaaataattataattaattaagtttcactatttttatcccttttaaaaataaatttaaaattttcactcataattatttttaattaatgaatagAAATTGACAACAATGATTGAGaatgagtatttaataaaaaattgaggttaaaaatatacaattttgAGATTAGAAAccaatttaaaacaaaacttaaatctcaaGGTAAAATTACACCATTTTCAAATTTcggaattaaattgaaacaattcaaaacttaaaaactagattagagactaaataaaaactagatCCAAAACTTAGAggcaaaaatattttttttttcttaaactaaatatcaaattagttttgattaattaaaaacgTAATGCAGTTCGATTGTTTTGATGATtagaaaagtgttttttaaaaacaCTCTTAAATATGGCCGAATTGTGGAGAATTTTGCATTTCAAAGAACCCAACTTCGAGAATTCATGTTCAAAATCTCCTATCATCTTTGTCGACTACTCTCTGCCAACCCAATATTCATATCCATTTAATTAACTTATGTAATCCAAAAATTTAAGTTGCTTGGTGAAGGTGAATTTAATTAGAGATGAAATAATATTGTAGGATTCGAACACAAGACCTCCTTAGATAATCTGTTCTATACCATATTAAATCACTAATTAATTCAAAAGCTTAATATCATGGTTTGCAATGTATGTTTGGtgtcaaaattaaaaatgatgatGGTCATTTGGTATTGTCAGGATCCACTAAAAATGTATTGATTATCCACGATGCCTTATGTGGTTCTCCTGAGGAAAAAATTAGAGTGTTCTCACACGCTAGGACTCTTCCATTTCTCTCTTGCTTTACCACTCTCCACCTCTCACTTGTGCTCATGTTTATGGATAAAAAAATAGCAAGAAAGTTTCAAAGTATTACACTGTTACACTTGAAATATGAATTTCATCTTCATAGTTCAGTAATAGCAAGAAAGTTTCACAGCAGATCCATTCTGGACCTTGAAATGTTTTTTTAGAGtattttctagtttagtttcaaacatatttatttttataaaaaataaaaaatattggaaatGGACTATTTCAGTTGAAGCATAATTCAAtatatactaattatatgagtCGATGTAGGTTCCACTAAATGCAACAACTCAATTAACTGGAGCTACAGTATGAGCCTTCACACTGCGTATaacaactcaactcaacttagTTTCACCTTTAAAGCACTTCTCGTGGAGATGGTTGTTTCATTTTGTATGATGTACATGAAAGCCGTAAGAACATATTATTGTTAACCTCCTTCTCTCTTAATTTCATTTGCTAAGATTGTTCTCTGTGTTTTTTATATGTGATTTTGGCAGGTAGGAGAGCTTGGAGGCATAGCAGTGGGGTCAGCTGTATGTATCACATCCATCTTTGCTGGGTAACCAAAACAATAACACTTCTTTCAGTTTGGCTTTTTATTCTGTAAAAGCTTTGTGGGTACTTgggaaaaatctcaaattagaATTTATTCCATATGATGTATATCTTCAAAATTCAAGGACTAGAAAGATAATTTGttgaataatatatatgtggttgAAATGATGCAATGTAATAAAAGTTGGATTAACCATGTGTAGGCCAATATCGGGTGGGTCGATGAATCCAGCAAGGTCACTAGGACCTGCGATTGCTAGTTCACATCACGAAAGGATTTAGGTGTACCTGGTCGGCCCCGTTGCAGGGACATTGCTGGGGGCATTTTCATTTAACTTCGTACGAACCACTGAAAAACTTGACCATCCACTTTCTATACAATGAAGCCGATGATGCTCGATCTTCATTTCAAATCATGTCAATTACTTTAATTATAgtataaaatgtttatatttgataAGATGTATTTGGTGCATTTATATTTGTTAGATGATAGGATATATTAAATTTGCTTTCATccattaacttaaattttttggTCAAATCGGTGATTTTAAGATGGTAAGTTCAGGAAGTCCAATATTATATGTTTAAATTCTtgcaatattattttattaatataatattaaatttgactTCAtccattaatttaaacatttgatACTAGTATGCATATTATACTCGGTCAATGGAATGGGTACAGACTTTACCTTCTTCCTCTCTCTGATTTATGAATGTTGTATAAAAGctgtaatgtttaatttaagttgtgatttattattatcattttaaaattttttttaatttaaggttagatttaattttcagttTCTTctgcaatttatttttttagttttgagagAAGAATGGATCTGAAATAGGagaatcgtttttttttttttgttattttacaaGTGTGAGCTTTGGTCTGAGTTTGGTACCAAAATCAATCAGAAAATTAATTCTCCTTTTCAAGTTATCTCTCtcgatttttttgttattttttttgtttatttttagttGTTGGATGGACTTTTGAGAATTATTGAGCTTTGAGACAAACATTATGTTCAATTGAAGAATATTAATGATAATATAGTAATAATACTATTTTCGTTTTCcttttagatttatatattagagaagaaaataaataaaaagtatttattttttattttaaattgtggaactaaaataaaattgaaaaaaaatgtttaatcaTTTAAACTATGTTTAGCAATCCGTAACTAAAAGTAGTGGTCATAATGAGCTTCCATTAATGTATCAAGCATAATATATCTCAATTACAAACTTAATTAAATTGCTTTGGATCATTTTAAGATGATTAACAATTGATCAGCCACACAAAAATTATAATGGTTCGATCTCAACCAGAGATGTATACATACTTTGAAAGGTCTGTATGTAATATCACCCAGAGCCAAACACATTTTTGGTTGGTTCATGAGGTTGACGtgggttttcttcttttttgcttcttttttccttttatttcctCCTTTCTTCTCGACAAACTTGGTGTTGTTCATTGATCACCACCACATCGCTCGACTTCGCTGTTGATCACACCCCACAACATTGCACCGCCAACTTAATATGACAAACAAAGACTCAAATTTATAGTGAAGAAACAAATGAGCTCTCCAAATCTGAGGAAGAAAAATCGTTCTACACATATCTAAAACGTCAAGAACCTTGTTTCTTTGCTGATATCCGTATGATTGGTTGAACTTCAGTCTTGTAAACAAAATTTCCATCCAAACTTCGGATAAGTCCTTGGCTGGTACTATACAAATTCCCAAATAGGATGCTACTTGAACCCCGTAGCCTAAGGCTTCCAACAAAATTGTTGCATCCGTGTTAATTCTCATTCAAAAGATCTTGGATTCAAAATTTCCTTTCCCATAAGTATTCAGTATTCAACAATCCAAACTTCGGTTTCTGTCTTAGAATTACCAAAGATTGAACTTCTCAATACTCTGCTTAATCAAGTTGGCTAGATATCTAGTtctaggaaaagaaaaaaagcaagAGCCCATAGACGAAGACCTATAGCAACTACAACTAGCAAGTAAACTTTATTTCGTTTCTAATTTATTCACATAAGGCATTCATCTAATCTGCTTTTGTGAAGTTGAAAAGCAGGATTAACCCAAGCTCCACAGCTGCACTGCATTCCAGCCCAGTTGAAGGAACCCAAACGAGCTTTGCATCCAATACACACAAGTTTCTCTTCATCATGGCCATCTTGCACTGGTCAAtcagaaaaaaagaaatgagtTGATTTCTACTGCAAGCAAGCAAGATTAGatgaaacaaaagaagaagagaaaaatgggGTTTGATTTGCTTAATCTTACAGGTTTCCATCCATTTCATTGGTTCAACAAAAATGGAGGTGCAATCAGCTGGCTTGTTTTCGATTCCTCGTGAATTACCACTTCTCTTGTTCCACTTAAAGCACGATTCACCTTTTC encodes:
- the LOC120082407 gene encoding aquaporin NIP2-2-like, which translates into the protein MSLHTAYNNSTQLSFTFKALLVEMVVSFCMMYMKAVGELGGIAVGSAVCITSIFAGPISGGSMNPARSLGPAIASSHHERI
- the LOC120082699 gene encoding probable inactive dual specificity protein phosphatase-like At4g18593, whose amino-acid sequence is MSHYCRDTNMADENNSSSESLSNTQVMYRCKKCRRIVATQESMVTHERGKGESCFKWNKRSGNSRGIENKPADCTSIFVEPMKWMETLQDGHDEEKLVCIGCKARLGSFNWAGMQCSCGAWVNPAFQLHKSRLDECLM